The DNA region TCTCCCTATATTTTTCTCATTGGTTTTATTATATTTTGTGTAATAGGACTAATGGGAAAAAATTACTTTGTTGATTATTATAAACCAGGGATTTCATTCTATACTGTTTCATATATCTTCTTAATTATTTCAGCTTTTATTGTTGGAAGTAAAATTAATCTCGATATAAACGAAAATTATTTGTCAGGCATAATCTTATTTCTTGTAGTATTTTTTACTTTCAAAAGATTTGGATATTATTCTATTGTTTTATCCTTGCTAGCCCTAATGATTCTTATTATGGTTAAGAAAAATTATTTTTCTATTTACTACAAAGAAATATACGTTCTAGGATTGTTATTATGTTTTTTGAATATATTAATTTTGGGTAAGCTTCCACTATTAAATCCAGAAATTAGAGAATTAGCCCTTACACCTTTGTTTGTTCTTGGATACTCTTTTGTGTTAGTGTCAAATAACTTTGGAATCTTAAAAAGTAAATATCCTTATTTTCTAATATTTCCAATTCTTTCATTATTATTATTTGTTCTATATGGATTTAGGACTTATATTATCCTTATAATTATTTCAACTATGATAACTTTTTACCAGTTAGGCAAAAAACAAAAAACATTGTATTTTGGTTTAGCCG from Methanofastidiosum sp. includes:
- a CDS encoding oligosaccharide repeat unit polymerase family protein, producing MKFKDKLFSPYIFLIGFIIFCVIGLMGKNYFVDYYKPGISFYTVSYIFLIISAFIVGSKINLDINENYLSGIILFLVVFFTFKRFGYYSIVLSLLALMILIMVKKNYFSIYYKEIYVLGLLLCFLNILILGKLPLLNPEIRELALTPLFVLGYSFVLVSNNFGILKSKYPYFLIFPILSLLLFVLYGFRTYIILIIISTMITFYQLGKKQKTLYFGLAGSIITIVLGYITVLLLPQNWKLNPFELLWYRVTFTFDVFDKICTTIGFKLFGNYSLLTETTTGYIISQEILNYSHNITSTIFGPAIFDGGIIEVMIFTLFVSISLFKLYKKTQTNTLLIPYYSLILSIFIVSIEISPYPLILLLIPLSIYISSLDLSSEQL